A window of Proteus columbae contains these coding sequences:
- the rsmG gene encoding 16S rRNA (guanine(527)-N(7))-methyltransferase RsmG, whose product MSDLLNRLKKLAKQANIELTDIQAEKLTGYVAMLDKWNKAYNLTSVRDPQQMLIRHILDSIIVSQYLEGERFIDVGTGPGLPGIPLAIMRPDHHFVLLDSLGKRVRFMKQVQHELGLNNIEPVQYRVEEYQTEKPFDGVISRAFASMNDMLSWCSHLVTEEHGRFYALKGQIHQEELDELADNGLKMPEKVISLSIPELNEQRHLVII is encoded by the coding sequence ATGAGTGACTTACTTAATCGGCTAAAAAAGCTGGCTAAGCAAGCCAATATTGAGCTTACAGATATTCAAGCTGAAAAACTCACTGGCTATGTTGCTATGCTTGATAAATGGAATAAAGCATACAACCTCACATCAGTGAGAGATCCACAACAAATGCTTATCCGTCATATTTTGGATAGCATTATTGTGAGCCAATATCTTGAAGGTGAAAGATTTATTGATGTGGGTACAGGGCCTGGTTTACCGGGGATCCCTTTAGCAATAATGCGTCCCGATCACCACTTTGTATTATTAGATAGCTTAGGCAAGCGGGTTCGCTTTATGAAACAAGTTCAGCACGAGCTAGGACTTAATAATATCGAGCCAGTTCAATACCGTGTTGAAGAGTACCAAACAGAGAAGCCTTTTGATGGTGTTATCAGCCGAGCATTTGCCTCTATGAACGATATGCTCTCTTGGTGCTCTCATTTAGTGACGGAAGAACACGGTCGTTTCTATGCACTGAAAGGACAAATTCATCAAGAAGAGTTGGATGAACTTGCTGATAATGGATTAAAAATGCCTGAAAAAGTGATTAGCTTATCCATACCTGAATTGAATGAACAAAGACATTTGGTGATTATTTAA
- the mnmG gene encoding tRNA uridine-5-carboxymethylaminomethyl(34) synthesis enzyme MnmG encodes MFYPEHFDVIVIGGGHAGTEAAMAAARMGRQTLLLTHNIDTLGQMSCNPAIGGIGKGHLVKEIDAMGGLMATAIDHAGIQFRTLNASKGPAVRATRAQADRVLYRQAVRTTLENQPNLMIFQQPVEDLIVENDQVTGAVTRMGLKFRAKSVVLTVGTFLDGKIHIGLENYSGGRAGDPPSVSLSHRLRELPLRVGRLKTGTPPRIDARTIDFSQLAVQLGDTPMPVFSFLGNVDQHPEQMPCHITYTNEKTHDVIRNNLDRSPMYAGVIEGIGPRYCPSIEDKVMRFADRNSHQIFLEPEGLTSNEIYPNGISTSLPFDVQMQIVNSMKGMENAKIIRPGYAIEYDFFDPRDLKQTLESKFINGLFFAGQINGTTGYEEAAAQGMLAGLNAARYAFEQEGWFPRRDQAYIGVLVDDLCTLGTKEPYRMFTSRAEYRLMLREDNADLRLTEIGRELGMVDDNRWAQFSEKVELVEKERQRLRDIWVHPKADNITEINELLNTPLSKEANGEDLLRRPEMTYDILKKIPRFAPGIDDSKPQAAEQVEIQVKYEGYISRQQEEIEKQLRNENAALPIDLDYKRVSGLSNEVIAKLNDHKPTSIGQASRISGVTPAAISILLVWLKKQGLLRRSAS; translated from the coding sequence ATGTTTTATCCAGAACACTTTGACGTCATTGTCATCGGTGGTGGTCACGCCGGTACAGAAGCCGCTATGGCTGCAGCTCGTATGGGGCGTCAAACCCTATTACTGACCCACAATATTGATACTTTGGGCCAAATGTCTTGTAACCCAGCTATTGGTGGGATTGGTAAAGGGCATCTGGTAAAAGAGATCGATGCCATGGGTGGATTAATGGCAACCGCTATTGACCATGCAGGGATCCAATTCAGAACCCTTAACGCAAGTAAGGGACCAGCTGTAAGAGCAACAAGAGCACAAGCTGACCGTGTTCTTTATCGCCAAGCTGTTCGTACTACTCTTGAAAATCAACCTAATTTAATGATCTTCCAACAACCAGTTGAAGATCTCATTGTTGAAAACGACCAAGTAACAGGTGCTGTTACTCGCATGGGCTTAAAATTCCGTGCTAAGTCTGTTGTTCTAACCGTAGGTACTTTCCTGGATGGAAAAATCCATATTGGTTTAGAAAATTACAGTGGGGGTCGTGCAGGTGATCCACCATCAGTTTCGTTATCACACAGACTACGCGAACTACCTTTACGTGTAGGTCGTTTAAAAACAGGCACGCCACCTCGTATTGATGCTAGAACTATTGATTTTAGCCAATTAGCCGTTCAGTTGGGTGATACTCCAATGCCTGTTTTCTCGTTTTTAGGTAATGTGGATCAGCATCCTGAACAAATGCCTTGCCATATCACATACACAAACGAAAAAACGCACGATGTTATTCGTAATAACCTCGATCGTAGCCCAATGTACGCTGGAGTCATCGAAGGAATAGGTCCTCGTTATTGCCCATCTATTGAAGATAAGGTGATGAGATTTGCTGATCGTAATTCACATCAGATCTTTTTAGAGCCTGAAGGTTTAACAAGTAACGAAATTTACCCAAATGGTATTTCAACAAGCTTACCTTTTGATGTTCAAATGCAAATCGTAAATTCCATGAAAGGTATGGAAAACGCGAAGATCATTAGACCTGGTTATGCAATTGAATATGACTTCTTCGATCCTAGAGATCTAAAACAAACCCTAGAAAGCAAATTTATCAATGGGTTATTCTTTGCTGGGCAAATTAACGGTACAACCGGTTATGAAGAAGCTGCGGCTCAAGGTATGCTTGCTGGGCTTAATGCGGCACGTTACGCCTTTGAACAAGAAGGTTGGTTCCCACGTCGTGATCAAGCATACATTGGTGTATTAGTTGACGATCTTTGCACACTAGGCACAAAAGAACCGTACCGTATGTTTACCTCTCGTGCAGAATATCGCTTGATGTTACGTGAAGATAATGCAGATTTACGTCTGACTGAAATTGGACGTGAATTAGGCATGGTTGATGATAACCGTTGGGCACAATTTAGCGAAAAAGTTGAGTTAGTTGAAAAAGAGCGCCAACGTTTAAGAGATATCTGGGTTCATCCTAAAGCAGATAATATTACTGAAATTAACGAGTTACTTAATACACCACTATCTAAAGAAGCTAATGGTGAAGATTTATTACGTCGCCCTGAAATGACGTATGACATTTTGAAAAAAATCCCTCGTTTTGCACCAGGTATTGATGATTCAAAACCACAAGCTGCTGAACAAGTTGAGATCCAAGTTAAGTACGAAGGTTATATTAGTCGCCAGCAAGAAGAGATCGAAAAACAACTGCGCAATGAAAATGCAGCGCTACCTATAGATCTGGACTATAAGCGAGTTAGCGGATTATCTAACGAAGTTATTGCGAAACTTAACGATCACAAACCAACATCGATCGGACAAGCATCGCGGATCTCAGGTGTTACACCTGCGGCTATTTCCATTTTATTAGTTTGGTTGAAAAAACAAGGCCTATTACGCAGGAGCGCATCATGA
- the atpI gene encoding F0F1 ATP synthase subunit I, whose protein sequence is MSVSLYSGKVALKLLFLQFMTFVILSAGFYLKSTDWSFSAFLGGLACWLPNIAFLLLMRLQKVNEEEAPVRINWLFAFSEGLKVILSIALLIVALGVFKAAFAPLVMTYLAVLVMQVVAPAVING, encoded by the coding sequence ATGTCTGTCTCCCTCTACAGCGGGAAAGTTGCACTGAAACTGTTATTTTTGCAGTTTATGACTTTTGTTATTCTCAGTGCGGGTTTCTACTTAAAGAGTACAGACTGGAGTTTTTCGGCTTTTTTAGGCGGGTTGGCATGTTGGTTACCCAATATTGCTTTTCTTTTGTTAATGCGCTTACAAAAAGTCAACGAAGAAGAAGCTCCAGTTCGCATAAACTGGCTTTTTGCTTTCAGTGAAGGGTTGAAGGTTATATTATCAATAGCCTTGCTGATTGTTGCTTTAGGAGTGTTTAAAGCGGCATTTGCACCACTGGTCATGACCTACTTAGCGGTGCTTGTTATGCAGGTCGTTGCACCAGCCGTCATTAACGGTTAG